The stretch of DNA CTTTGGGCACATCAGTTTCATCCAAAGCTAAGATAAGACGGGAATCCATTTTCATTTGATCAGGATGTAATTACAGTTAGTATATTTGACCTGATCCCTGCCGGACGTGTGATGATATATACATAATAGGTAACTTCGGGAGCATGAAAACTGAGAAGATGGAGGCCGATTCCATCTATACAGGCCATCTTCCAAAAGGCTGTGTAATGTGCAGAAAGGGCGCTAAGCTAGTGCTGCTGGTATCAGGACGCTGCGATTCTGGATGTTTTTACTGTCCTCTTTCCTCCAAGAAGAAAGGAAAAGATGTCATTTATGCAGATGAAAAACTAGCATCATCCGATGAAGATATAATTTTCGAAGCGGAATCAATCGATGCTGAGGGTACTGGCATCACCGGCGGAGATCCTGTTAAATCACTGGATAGGACAATTTATTACATAGAATTATTAAAAAATCATTTCGGAAAAAAACATCATATTCATCTCTATACAGCATCACTTGATACAGATGCTTACAGCAGATTAGAAAAAGCTGGTCTGGATGAACTCAGGATACACCCGCCTGTTGAAAGATGGGGAGAACTGCCGGAACTGGAAGATTTCATAAAAAATACAAAGATGAGCATCGGTTTTGAAATTCCTGCCATTCCTGGAAAAGAAAAAGAAATTCGGGATCTTGTCAAATTTGGAGAAAAGGCAGGACTTGACTTTATCAATTTAAATGAGCTGGAATTCTCTGAAGGCAACTGGGATGAACTGGAAAAAAGAGGATTCTCTGCCAAAGATGAGATATCTAGTGCAGTAGGGGGAAGCGAAGAGCTTGCTTATGAAATAATAAAAACTGCAAAGATGCCGGTTCACTACTGCTCATCAAGTTTCAAAGACGCCGTGCAGCTGAGACAGAGACTTAAAAGAAGAGCATTGAAGACTTCTCTACCTTCAGACATAATAACTGAAGACGGAACGCTGCTGAAAGGAGTTGTTGAAGGCGACCCTGATAAAATTATTGAAACTCTGAAAAATGAATTCGAGGTACCTGAAGAACTGATGCATTTTGATAAAGAAAAAGAAAGAATCGAAGTCGCGCCGTGGATTCTGGAAGAGATCTTTGAGGATCTCCCATATGATTCCTTCATCGTAGAAGAATATCCTACAGCGGACCGATTAGAGGTTGAAAGAGAACCGCTTAAGCGACACTGATGCTCTGAACATTGTGGTGTCTATTAACGATATCTCTGGCGAGTTTAAGATTGCGTCCATTTTTACCGATGGCGCGTCCTTTCACTTTAGGATCGACAGTCACTGTGGCATGCAGAACATTACCACGGGACTCGATCTCTACTTTCTGGACATTGTAGTTGTAAAATACATTCTTGATGAATGTTTCTGGATCATCAGAGTACTCAACAACCTGAATGTTTCTTCCAGTCTGATTTTTCAGACGAATGACGTTTTCCCCGCCTTTTCCCACAGCACGGTTGGCCTGGCCGGGTTCAACAACGAACACCAGCTTGTCCTCTGCTTCCATGCAGTCTTTCACTCTCGTTTTTGTTACCTGTTCAAAGAGGTTTATGTAACGAAGAGTATCCTCGGTAAATGTTATTTCCGTTGGCATATTTCATCACAGCGAGAGAATATTTGAGGTACCCTTGTCTATGACAGCTAGGGCAGATACCGAGAATGGTTTTCCGCATAATGCGCCTAGATCCATGTTGGTTCCCTCATACTTGTAAACCTTTGTGTTGTGGTTTCCAGATTGGAGGAACTCACTCGGGCAATTAGCCGAGATGATTACAATTTTTGCATCTCCACTGTTAATTGCCTTCTCTGCCTGCTGCACGCCGTAGACCACTTTACCGGTGGTAGCAGCGGCCTTAATTGCTCTTCCTAAATCTATCATTCTTGTGCCTCCTTAGGCCGTTTCGGGGAGTATATCAGATTCACAGCTCCTGTTCCGAGCGTCACTGGTTGTCCCACTATAATGTTCTCAGCCACCCCGTCCAGGTAGTCTACTTCACCAGTAAGGGCAGCATGCAGAAGATGGGTGGCTGTTATTTCAAATGCTGCTCTAGCTAGTACACTAGATTTCCTACCTGATATGCCGTGTCTTCCTATGGCTTTGACGTCTCCATCATTAGTCATAAGGTCTGCGACCAGCATAATATGTCTTATGTCAACGCTCAAACCCTGTTCTTCCAGTGTTCTGGAAGCTTCATTTATGATCGAGTTACGAGCGGCTTCAACTCCCAGGACATCATAGATTTCCTGAATAGAGTTTGTGGTTGTACGTGTCTTATCGACTTTATCTTCATTGAGGACTTCACGCAGGTTGGATCCTGCAGTATATATGACGTATTCATTGCCCTGCTTACGCAGAATGGCTCTTTCAATACCGTCAAGACCTTGGATAACCGCATCGCGGCTTGCCTGGACAATTGCCTGAAGCTTCTTAAATGAAGGTTCGTCTGAAGATATTACAACCTGACCGTCTTCAACAGTTACCAATCCGCGGAGACGGCGGTCCTTGGACAGCTTCTCCTGGATTTGTTGAATAGTTATGTCTTTTTGTTCAAGCTTTACAGGATCCAGATGTACGACTACTTTCATGTTGGCGATATCTGTTTCGATGTCTGCTATGTCCAGCAAGGTAGTCTTTTCGATCTTTGAGGCTACCTTACGCACAATGTCGACATCTCCCATGTAAGCTGGTTCGATATGTACTTCCATCATTGGAGTTGACGGAACACGCCTTGCATCCACAATTTCAATGAGACGAGGCAGACCTAATGTAACGTTGATTTCAGCTACACCAGCGTAGTGGAAAGTACGCATGGTCATCTGAGTACCAGGTTCACCGATTGACTGAGCTGCCAGAATACCTGCCGACTCATTTGCATCCATCTGATGTTCACGATAACGGTCATATGACTTTTTCAGAACCTCAAGGATTTTTTCTTCTGGGATGATGATTCCTTCAATGCGGGAAGCGATGTTTGAAATCACACGCATCGGAAGAGTCATGTCGTTTTCCTCCAGCATTGTGAGCAGCTTTTCTTCCAGTTCGGTGTGTGCTCTTGATTTATCTACAAGATTGTAGTGAATCTTTTCTGCTGGAGCTTCCTGCTGTTTTTTGCTTGAGGATTTTTTTGTTTCACGCTTGGTAGTGGTTTTTCCTACCTTAGCAGAAACATCTGCGGCCTCTTCGCTTGTAAGTCCAGCATTTATCAGTTCTTCAACTGAAGCAGCTGAAACATCTCCAATAGTTGAATAGCTGGAGAGAAGTTTTTCGATTACTGCATCGCTAACGCCTCTCCTGCGGAGTGCATTTTGTGTATCTTTACGTGCCATCAGTCCTCACCTCCGCCACCGAGATCATATTCAGGCTCTTCCATTTCAAGATCATCTTCAGCAACAGCTTCCATAAGATCCTGTTCCATGGTCGCATAACCTGTCTGTTTCTTCTCCTCGATCTGAGAGATTATTTCAGCCTCATCACCGAGAACTTCTGTAAGAATATCGTCAATATCTACAGCCTCACCGCTGGCAGAACGGGTAGGATCTACTCCGTCTTCACCGTATTTCAGCTG from Candidatus Methanomassiliicoccus intestinalis Issoire-Mx1 encodes:
- a CDS encoding radical SAM protein, with the protein product MKTEKMEADSIYTGHLPKGCVMCRKGAKLVLLVSGRCDSGCFYCPLSSKKKGKDVIYADEKLASSDEDIIFEAESIDAEGTGITGGDPVKSLDRTIYYIELLKNHFGKKHHIHLYTASLDTDAYSRLEKAGLDELRIHPPVERWGELPELEDFIKNTKMSIGFEIPAIPGKEKEIRDLVKFGEKAGLDFINLNELEFSEGNWDELEKRGFSAKDEISSAVGGSEELAYEIIKTAKMPVHYCSSSFKDAVQLRQRLKRRALKTSLPSDIITEDGTLLKGVVEGDPDKIIETLKNEFEVPEELMHFDKEKERIEVAPWILEEIFEDLPYDSFIVEEYPTADRLEVEREPLKRH
- a CDS encoding NusA-like transcription termination signal-binding factor, yielding MPTEITFTEDTLRYINLFEQVTKTRVKDCMEAEDKLVFVVEPGQANRAVGKGGENVIRLKNQTGRNIQVVEYSDDPETFIKNVFYNYNVQKVEIESRGNVLHATVTVDPKVKGRAIGKNGRNLKLARDIVNRHHNVQSISVA
- a CDS encoding 50S ribosomal protein L30e — protein: MIDLGRAIKAAATTGKVVYGVQQAEKAINSGDAKIVIISANCPSEFLQSGNHNTKVYKYEGTNMDLGALCGKPFSVSALAVIDKGTSNILSL
- the rpoA2 gene encoding DNA-directed RNA polymerase subunit A''; this translates as MARKDTQNALRRRGVSDAVIEKLLSSYSTIGDVSAASVEELINAGLTSEEAADVSAKVGKTTTKRETKKSSSKKQQEAPAEKIHYNLVDKSRAHTELEEKLLTMLEENDMTLPMRVISNIASRIEGIIIPEEKILEVLKKSYDRYREHQMDANESAGILAAQSIGEPGTQMTMRTFHYAGVAEINVTLGLPRLIEIVDARRVPSTPMMEVHIEPAYMGDVDIVRKVASKIEKTTLLDIADIETDIANMKVVVHLDPVKLEQKDITIQQIQEKLSKDRRLRGLVTVEDGQVVISSDEPSFKKLQAIVQASRDAVIQGLDGIERAILRKQGNEYVIYTAGSNLREVLNEDKVDKTRTTTNSIQEIYDVLGVEAARNSIINEASRTLEEQGLSVDIRHIMLVADLMTNDGDVKAIGRHGISGRKSSVLARAAFEITATHLLHAALTGEVDYLDGVAENIIVGQPVTLGTGAVNLIYSPKRPKEAQE